In Pedobacter sp. WC2423, the following are encoded in one genomic region:
- a CDS encoding endonuclease/exonuclease/phosphatase family protein translates to MKRFTIVVFLLFSFTAFGQTLTVCSWNLKDFGKSKTDIQIDFIAQTLRNCDVIAIQEVVAGPGGPMAVARLSDALNRTGTRWDYTISHGTSSDRYSKERYAFIWKTSRTEKIGEAWLEKKYNLEIIREPYFARFRLGKKQFTLVTMHAIPKSKQPETEIKYLKYLPENYPSDVLIFCGDFNLPESHSVFNPLKSMGYPPALTNQKTSLKQQCINGNCLASAYDNFFYNQAKVNLIDAGIIPFYTAFDDLKEARRVSDHVPVFLKFSLL, encoded by the coding sequence TTGAAACGATTTACAATTGTGGTTTTCCTGCTTTTTTCATTTACCGCATTTGGACAAACTTTAACTGTTTGTTCCTGGAATTTAAAAGATTTTGGAAAATCAAAGACCGATATACAAATAGATTTTATAGCACAAACCTTGAGAAATTGTGATGTGATTGCCATTCAGGAAGTCGTGGCCGGGCCCGGTGGACCAATGGCGGTTGCGCGTTTAAGTGACGCGCTGAACCGTACAGGAACCAGGTGGGATTATACCATCAGCCATGGTACTTCGAGTGACAGATATAGTAAAGAACGTTATGCTTTTATCTGGAAAACCAGCAGAACTGAGAAAATAGGGGAGGCGTGGCTGGAAAAGAAATATAACCTTGAAATTATCAGAGAACCTTATTTTGCAAGGTTCAGGCTGGGCAAAAAGCAATTTACACTGGTCACCATGCATGCGATTCCAAAATCCAAGCAGCCGGAAACTGAGATTAAATATTTAAAATATCTGCCTGAAAATTACCCTTCAGATGTATTGATTTTTTGCGGAGATTTTAATTTGCCAGAATCACATTCCGTATTTAACCCGCTGAAGAGTATGGGGTATCCCCCTGCTTTGACCAATCAAAAGACTTCATTAAAACAGCAATGTATCAATGGTAATTGTCTGGCTTCCGCTTATGATAATTTTTTCTATAATCAGGCAAAGGTTAATTTGATCGATGCAGGGATCATTCCTTTTTATACAGCATTCGATGATTTAAAGGAAGCAAGAAGGGTTTCTGATCACGTACCTGTGTTTTTGAAGTTTTCGCTGTTGTAA
- a CDS encoding NUDIX domain-containing protein yields MNKVTSEIDQDIKVTVDAIVFGYNQENGISVLLIKRKIEPFLKEWALPGGFVLNHETLEEAVERELREEAGVSINYLEQLFTFGKPSRDPRMRVISIAYFGLVKSSDFSLFASTDASEAAWFNIYDLPPLAFDHKEVVEKAIARLRAKITYEPIGFELLDPKFLFSHLEQLYMELLGHDIDRRNFKRKVMSLGLVIELDEKAPALTAGRPGKLYSFDKEKYKQLKVNGFDLNKLL; encoded by the coding sequence ATGAATAAAGTTACCTCTGAGATCGATCAGGATATTAAGGTCACAGTTGATGCTATTGTTTTCGGATATAATCAGGAAAATGGTATCTCTGTACTGCTGATTAAGCGTAAAATTGAGCCTTTTCTTAAGGAGTGGGCACTTCCGGGTGGTTTTGTGCTGAATCATGAAACACTGGAAGAAGCAGTGGAAAGAGAATTACGCGAAGAAGCGGGAGTATCTATAAATTATCTGGAACAATTGTTTACTTTCGGCAAGCCATCCCGTGACCCGCGGATGCGTGTTATCTCTATTGCCTATTTTGGGCTGGTTAAATCTTCAGACTTCAGTTTATTTGCTTCCACAGATGCCTCAGAAGCAGCCTGGTTTAATATCTATGATCTTCCTCCATTAGCTTTTGACCATAAAGAAGTGGTTGAAAAAGCTATTGCCCGTTTAAGAGCAAAAATTACCTATGAACCAATCGGCTTTGAGCTGCTGGACCCTAAATTTCTTTTCTCTCATCTGGAACAATTATACATGGAATTGTTAGGCCACGATATTGACCGCCGTAATTTTAAACGTAAAGTGATGTCTTTAGGCCTGGTTATTGAACTGGATGAAAAGGCTCCGGCTTTAACTGCCGGGCGGCCGGGAAAACTTTACTCTTTTGACAAAGAAAAATATAAGCAGCTTAAAGTTAATGGTTTCGATCTTAATAAACTCCTTTAA
- the prs gene encoding ribose-phosphate diphosphokinase has product MKILNLSTGFKPFNSSLEEIDAKSFLFSGGEVHIKLEGKAEEVMISARLNDSNDVMKLLLAADALRRNGSKHISVLIPYLPYARQDRVMVGGEPLSIKVMCNLINSCGFDKVYIFDVHSEVSLALLDNYELITNSSLAKKVLHDHTDYLLVSPDAGALKKIYKLAEALQYTSDIILCNKVRDVSNGKIKQITVDQDDLGGKDCFIIDDICDGGATFIGVAKELKQRNAGKVSLIVSHGIMSHGETELAQWIDHIYTTDSIKDSESTLISRIPLADLIEL; this is encoded by the coding sequence ATGAAAATATTAAATTTATCAACCGGATTTAAACCCTTCAATTCCTCTTTAGAGGAAATAGATGCTAAAAGCTTTTTATTTAGCGGTGGGGAAGTACACATCAAATTAGAGGGTAAAGCAGAAGAAGTGATGATTTCTGCCAGGCTAAATGACTCTAATGATGTCATGAAGTTGTTGCTGGCTGCAGATGCATTACGCCGCAACGGCAGTAAGCATATCAGCGTATTGATTCCTTATTTGCCTTATGCACGTCAGGACAGGGTAATGGTAGGAGGCGAACCCTTATCAATTAAGGTAATGTGTAACCTGATTAACAGCTGCGGCTTTGATAAGGTCTATATCTTTGATGTACATTCAGAAGTATCTCTTGCTTTACTGGATAATTATGAACTGATCACTAATTCAAGCCTGGCTAAAAAAGTACTCCATGACCATACGGATTACCTGCTGGTTTCTCCTGACGCTGGTGCACTTAAAAAGATCTATAAACTTGCAGAAGCTTTACAATATACCAGTGATATCATTTTATGTAATAAAGTGAGAGATGTCAGTAATGGAAAAATCAAACAGATCACAGTTGATCAGGACGACCTTGGTGGTAAAGATTGTTTTATCATCGATGACATTTGTGATGGTGGTGCCACTTTTATAGGGGTAGCTAAAGAATTAAAGCAACGTAATGCTGGTAAAGTCAGCCTGATTGTTTCCCATGGTATTATGTCTCATGGAGAAACTGAACTTGCGCAGTGGATAGACCATATTTATACAACAGACTCTATTAAAGACAGTGAATCAACATTAATCAGCAGGATTCCACTGGCTGATCTGATCGAATTATAA
- a CDS encoding nicotinate phosphoribosyltransferase, producing MNNILLQTDVYKMGHMEQYAPGCNKVYSYLTARSDKNFKETVFFGLQYYIKQYLSEPITKEMGEEFLTYRKLILGSNSPEVESKIRALCALGYLPVEIKAVEEGTIMPVQNVLMTITNTHPDFYWVVGFMESLLLKLWYTITVATCSHQYRKIVTRYFNETDEVEMEGAKDFQVHDFGYRGDASEEGAAISGVAHLLSFLGSDNVPALPCAVDYYKADINGAPIMLSVPASEHSVMCSFGREDEIGAFRHMLELYPAGIVSIVSDTFDVYKVLTEFAEILKEDILKRDGKVVFRPDSGNPEYIICGNPEAEPGTNEWKGAIRLLDEKFGSSLNSKGYKVLNPKVGLIYGDGMYLERYIRTLDRLKEMGYAASNLVIGVGGILRNHSRDTLGFAIKATYVEVNGEPREIEKDPVTDHKKKSLKGMLCLKKEGNEYLTKDQCSAAEEADSLLQVVYRDGKLMKETSLTAIRELVKAQEEVLTGQL from the coding sequence ATGAATAATATCCTATTACAAACCGATGTTTACAAAATGGGCCATATGGAGCAATATGCTCCAGGATGTAACAAAGTATATTCTTATTTGACTGCAAGAAGCGATAAGAATTTTAAGGAGACCGTATTTTTCGGACTTCAATATTATATTAAACAATATCTTTCTGAACCCATCACCAAAGAAATGGGGGAAGAATTTCTGACTTACCGTAAACTGATTTTAGGAAGTAATTCTCCTGAAGTAGAAAGTAAAATCAGAGCACTTTGTGCATTAGGTTACCTGCCAGTAGAAATTAAAGCTGTGGAAGAAGGTACGATTATGCCGGTTCAGAATGTGCTGATGACAATCACGAATACACATCCTGATTTTTATTGGGTAGTCGGATTTATGGAAAGTTTACTGCTGAAATTATGGTATACAATTACCGTAGCTACCTGCAGTCATCAGTACCGTAAAATTGTAACCCGTTATTTCAATGAAACTGATGAAGTTGAAATGGAAGGTGCAAAGGATTTCCAGGTACATGATTTTGGATACCGTGGAGACGCTTCTGAAGAAGGGGCAGCAATTAGTGGGGTTGCGCATTTATTATCATTCCTGGGCAGTGATAATGTACCTGCCCTGCCATGTGCGGTTGACTATTATAAGGCTGATATCAATGGCGCACCAATTATGCTTTCTGTACCAGCAAGTGAGCACAGTGTAATGTGCTCTTTTGGCAGAGAAGACGAAATCGGAGCTTTCCGTCATATGCTGGAGTTATATCCAGCAGGAATTGTATCTATTGTCTCTGATACTTTTGATGTTTATAAAGTATTAACAGAATTTGCTGAAATCCTGAAAGAAGATATTCTGAAAAGAGATGGTAAAGTTGTCTTCAGACCTGATAGTGGAAATCCGGAATACATTATTTGCGGAAATCCGGAAGCAGAGCCTGGAACGAATGAATGGAAAGGTGCAATTCGTTTACTGGATGAAAAGTTTGGCTCTTCTTTAAACAGTAAAGGATATAAAGTATTGAATCCAAAAGTAGGTTTGATCTACGGTGATGGGATGTACCTGGAAAGATATATCAGAACACTTGACCGTTTGAAAGAAATGGGTTATGCAGCCAGTAACCTGGTTATCGGTGTCGGCGGTATTTTAAGAAACCATAGCCGTGATACTTTAGGTTTCGCTATCAAAGCAACTTATGTTGAGGTAAACGGAGAACCAAGAGAAATCGAGAAAGACCCGGTAACTGACCATAAAAAGAAATCATTGAAAGGCATGCTTTGCCTGAAAAAGGAAGGTAATGAATACCTGACTAAAGATCAGTGCAGCGCGGCCGAAGAAGCTGATTCTTTATTGCAGGTGGTCTACAGAGATGGCAAATTGATGAAAGAAACCAGTTTAACTGCAATAAGAGAACTGGTTAAAGCACAAGAAGAGGTTTTAACCGGTCAGTTATAA
- a CDS encoding SRPBCC family protein, with protein sequence MTVIESATTVNQPVDKVYAFLADMNNHQQLMPENIYNWSSTADDANFTIQNMAKLAIKISSRVENQELIAIPSEKAPFDLELKWTVADNGDGTTTATHIISADLNMMMKMLAAGPLKKLADHQTERLSEILK encoded by the coding sequence ATGACCGTTATTGAAAGTGCCACCACAGTAAACCAACCGGTAGATAAAGTTTATGCTTTTTTAGCCGACATGAACAATCATCAGCAGTTAATGCCTGAAAACATTTACAACTGGTCTTCTACAGCAGACGATGCTAATTTTACCATTCAAAATATGGCTAAACTGGCGATTAAGATTTCCAGCAGAGTTGAAAACCAGGAGTTGATTGCAATTCCTTCTGAGAAAGCTCCTTTCGATTTAGAATTGAAATGGACAGTAGCGGATAATGGTGATGGTACAACAACAGCTACACATATCATTTCAGCAGATCTGAATATGATGATGAAAATGCTGGCTGCGGGGCCTTTAAAGAAACTTGCAGATCATCAGACTGAACGTTTAAGCGAGATTTTAAAATAA